One genomic segment of Streptococcus salivarius includes these proteins:
- a CDS encoding peptidoglycan bridge formation glycyltransferase FemA/FemB family protein: MSFTILKEEEFTSFIEKCKEHSFMQTVSMSNLLRKRGFETKFLGWKSNNEITVAAIAFMKHLTGGVRIEINSGPSYTDESDLKSFYHELQLFAKKQGALELVVKPDDTYQTFEIDGKPTEPEKTELISTLTDLGYKFDGLQVGYPEGEPTWHYLKNLEGFDETSLLKSFNKNSVRNIKTALDYNVIVRKINKGEITEFKKIIEETGKRQGFEDKSLDYYTDLYDAFGDNADFLVAELDFEKSLDHINSKLTSLNPKSKQYEQQAQKLNKQKQIISELKQKINTEKILLACALILYTQDQATYLFGGSYTEFQKFSAAFLIQYHAMKCTLKRNIMSYNFLGITGVFDGSDGVLRFKQNFNGYIVRKMGTFRYYPQPLKYKLIQGLKKLLKRS; this comes from the coding sequence ATGAGTTTTACAATTTTGAAAGAGGAAGAGTTTACATCTTTCATAGAAAAATGTAAAGAACATTCGTTCATGCAAACAGTATCAATGTCTAATCTCCTAAGAAAAAGAGGATTCGAGACTAAGTTTTTAGGTTGGAAAAGTAATAATGAAATTACTGTTGCTGCTATTGCTTTCATGAAGCATTTGACTGGAGGAGTCAGAATAGAAATTAATAGTGGTCCATCGTATACAGATGAATCCGACTTAAAGAGTTTTTATCATGAATTACAACTTTTTGCTAAGAAACAGGGAGCTCTAGAACTGGTTGTAAAGCCAGACGACACTTATCAGACATTTGAAATTGATGGAAAGCCTACTGAACCTGAGAAAACAGAATTAATTTCTACACTAACAGATCTTGGCTACAAATTTGATGGTTTACAGGTAGGCTATCCTGAAGGGGAACCAACCTGGCATTATTTGAAAAATCTTGAGGGCTTTGATGAAACATCCTTATTAAAATCATTTAACAAAAATAGCGTCAGAAACATCAAAACTGCTCTCGACTATAATGTTATTGTTCGCAAAATAAATAAAGGCGAAATCACAGAATTCAAAAAGATTATAGAAGAAACCGGAAAAAGGCAAGGGTTTGAAGATAAAAGTTTAGATTATTATACAGATCTATATGATGCATTTGGTGATAACGCTGATTTCTTGGTAGCAGAGTTAGATTTTGAAAAAAGCTTAGATCACATAAATAGTAAACTTACCTCACTGAACCCTAAGAGCAAACAGTATGAGCAACAAGCTCAAAAATTGAATAAACAAAAACAGATCATTTCAGAGCTCAAACAAAAAATTAATACAGAGAAGATACTTCTTGCTTGTGCTTTAATACTATATACACAAGATCAGGCCACCTATCTATTTGGAGGTTCCTATACAGAATTTCAAAAATTCTCTGCTGCTTTCTTAATTCAGTATCATGCCATGAAATGCACTTTGAAGAGAAATATTATGAGTTATAATTTCCTTGGAATTACAGGCGTGTTTGACGGCTCTGATGGAGTTCTACGATTTAAACAAAACTTTAACGGTTATATTGTTCGTAAGATGGGAACCTTCCGTTATTACCCACAACCTTTAAAATACAAACTTATCCAAGGACTTAAAAAGCTTCTTAAACGTTCTTAG
- a CDS encoding arsenate reductase family protein: MYTFYEYPKCSTCRKAKAELNQLGLDVESINIKENPPSAQFLKELLEGSDLELKKFFNTSGQSYRSLGLKDKLPTLSLDEAVELLASDGMLIKRPILIKDGKVLQVGYRTPYQDLNL, translated from the coding sequence ATGTACACTTTTTATGAATATCCAAAATGTAGCACTTGCCGTAAGGCAAAGGCAGAACTCAATCAATTAGGTTTAGATGTTGAATCTATTAATATTAAGGAAAATCCACCTTCAGCTCAATTTTTAAAAGAGCTTTTGGAAGGGTCAGATTTAGAACTTAAGAAATTCTTCAATACGAGTGGTCAATCCTACCGCTCTCTAGGTTTAAAGGATAAGCTACCGACACTATCTCTTGATGAAGCTGTTGAACTCTTGGCTTCAGATGGTATGTTGATTAAACGTCCTATCTTGATTAAAGATGGTAAGGTTTTACAGGTTGGTTACCGTACGCCTTACCAAGACTTAAATTTATAA
- a CDS encoding 3-phosphoglycerate dehydrogenase family protein has translation MVFSVKTYNNINQIGLKELGNHFQIDGDLAENPDAFIIRSQNLHNTVFPDNLKAIARAGAGTNNIPVDEATEKGIVVFNTPGANANAVKEAVLASILLSARDYIAANAWVNTLSGDDVPKQIEAGKKQFAGSEITGKTLGVIGLGAIGARIANYAYRLGMKVYGYDPYVSIEAAWNISHHVKRVSDLKEIFENCDYITVHVPLTPDTKGTFNADAFNLMQKGTTIINFARAELVDNDALFDALETGVVKRYITDFGTEDLLNKPNVTVFPHVGGSTGEAELNCAIMAGQTIRRFMETGEIVNSVNFPRVQQALSAPYRITLINKNVPNIVARISTAVSDFNINIDNIINRSKGDYAYTLLDLDETDKSKIDELVAKFEASENIVRVRLIKGKS, from the coding sequence ATGGTATTTAGTGTAAAAACGTATAACAATATTAACCAGATTGGTTTGAAGGAACTTGGAAATCATTTCCAAATTGATGGTGATTTAGCGGAAAATCCGGATGCCTTTATCATTCGTAGTCAAAATCTCCATAATACTGTCTTCCCTGACAACTTGAAAGCTATTGCGCGTGCTGGTGCAGGTACTAACAATATCCCAGTTGACGAAGCAACTGAAAAAGGGATTGTTGTCTTCAATACTCCAGGTGCCAATGCTAACGCTGTTAAAGAAGCTGTTTTGGCCTCTATCTTACTCTCAGCACGTGACTATATTGCGGCCAATGCTTGGGTTAACACACTTAGTGGTGACGATGTTCCTAAACAAATTGAAGCAGGTAAGAAACAGTTTGCAGGTAGCGAGATTACTGGTAAGACATTGGGTGTTATCGGGCTTGGTGCGATTGGTGCACGTATTGCCAATTATGCTTACCGTTTGGGAATGAAGGTCTATGGTTACGACCCATATGTTTCTATTGAAGCTGCCTGGAATATCTCTCACCATGTAAAACGTGTTTCTGATCTTAAAGAGATTTTTGAAAACTGTGACTATATCACTGTTCACGTTCCATTGACACCAGATACAAAAGGTACTTTCAATGCGGATGCCTTTAACCTCATGCAAAAAGGGACAACTATCATTAACTTTGCTCGTGCAGAGTTGGTAGATAACGATGCCCTCTTTGATGCTTTGGAAACAGGTGTGGTTAAACGCTATATCACAGACTTTGGTACAGAAGATCTCCTTAACAAACCTAATGTGACTGTCTTCCCACACGTTGGTGGATCAACAGGTGAAGCAGAACTTAACTGTGCGATTATGGCAGGTCAAACCATTCGTCGTTTCATGGAAACAGGTGAAATTGTTAACTCTGTCAACTTCCCACGTGTTCAACAGGCCTTAAGTGCCCCATACCGTATCACTTTGATTAATAAAAACGTGCCTAATATTGTGGCTCGTATCTCTACAGCGGTTTCTGATTTTAATATCAATATTGATAATATCATCAACCGTTCTAAGGGTGACTATGCCTATACACTTCTTGACCTTGATGAAACAGACAAGTCTAAGATTGATGAATTGGTTGCCAAGTTTGAAGCTAGTGAAAATATCGTTCGTGTGCGTTTGATTAAAGGTAAATCATAA
- a CDS encoding GNAT family N-acetyltransferase, whose amino-acid sequence MEIRQAFPNEIGAIMTVIESARTALAEAGSTQWQGADGYPTEETIFDDVLNGQAYVGIVDGQIVSYAAVIVDGDPAYDKIYDGDWKHHNKRYITFHRIAVLSEFTGQGIAQTFIQGLIEGTDAHDFRCDTHEKNTVMQHILEKLGYVYCGKVPIDGERLAYQKIKTKREKAFYQELDEAAHHGIH is encoded by the coding sequence ATGGAAATTAGACAAGCCTTCCCAAATGAAATTGGGGCTATCATGACTGTGATTGAGAGTGCTAGAACTGCTTTAGCAGAAGCAGGGAGTACCCAATGGCAAGGAGCTGATGGTTACCCTACAGAAGAAACTATCTTTGACGATGTCCTTAATGGGCAGGCCTATGTAGGGATTGTTGATGGTCAAATCGTTTCTTATGCTGCGGTGATTGTTGATGGAGACCCTGCCTACGACAAAATCTATGACGGGGACTGGAAACACCACAATAAGCGCTACATTACTTTTCATAGAATTGCCGTTTTAAGTGAATTTACGGGTCAAGGCATTGCTCAAACCTTTATTCAAGGTCTTATTGAGGGGACTGATGCTCATGATTTCCGTTGCGATACGCATGAAAAGAATACTGTCATGCAGCATATTTTGGAGAAGCTTGGCTATGTCTATTGTGGCAAGGTTCCTATTGATGGTGAACGTCTTGCTTATCAGAAAATCAAAACTAAGCGGGAGAAAGCCTTTTATCAAGAACTTGATGAAGCAGCTCACCACGGGATACATTGA
- the serC gene encoding 3-phosphoserine/phosphohydroxythreonine transaminase: MTIYNFSAGPATLPKPVLEKAQAELLNYQDSGMSVLEMSHRSPEFDKIVKDAEATLRELMAIPDNYKVIFLQGGASTQFTMVPLNLAQGKKAYYLVGGSWGKKAYTEAVKLSKTIPFEPILLASSEETVYDHIPSFDPATIDPEAAYVHLTTNNTIEGTSIYDLPDTNGVPIVADMSSNILAARYNVEDFALIYAGAQKNIGPAGVTVVIVREDFLNDQPQLSAMLDYRIQAEAGSLYNTPPCFNIYISKLVFDWVKNEIGGVDKMAEIQREKSGLLYDYIESSDFYTNPVKDAKDRSVCNIPFVTPSKELDAKFVAEADALGFKNIKGHRSVGGMRASVYNAFPRQGVLDLIDFMKKFEAENK; encoded by the coding sequence ATGACAATTTATAATTTCTCAGCAGGACCTGCTACATTACCAAAACCAGTGCTTGAAAAAGCCCAAGCTGAATTGCTTAACTATCAAGATTCCGGTATGTCCGTGCTAGAAATGTCCCACCGTTCTCCAGAATTTGACAAAATCGTTAAAGATGCGGAAGCGACACTTCGTGAGCTCATGGCTATTCCAGATAACTATAAGGTTATTTTCTTGCAAGGTGGCGCTTCAACACAATTTACAATGGTCCCACTTAACCTCGCTCAAGGTAAGAAAGCTTACTACCTTGTAGGTGGTTCATGGGGAAAAAAAGCTTATACAGAAGCTGTTAAACTTTCAAAAACCATTCCTTTTGAACCAATTCTTTTGGCCTCTTCAGAAGAAACTGTTTACGATCATATCCCAAGTTTTGACCCAGCAACAATTGATCCAGAAGCTGCTTATGTTCACTTGACAACGAACAATACCATTGAAGGAACATCTATCTACGATTTGCCTGATACTAATGGTGTGCCAATTGTAGCTGATATGTCTTCAAATATTTTGGCTGCTCGTTACAATGTTGAGGACTTTGCCCTTATCTATGCTGGTGCTCAGAAAAATATTGGACCTGCTGGTGTTACAGTGGTTATCGTTCGTGAAGACTTCCTTAACGACCAACCACAATTGTCTGCCATGTTGGATTACCGTATTCAAGCTGAAGCAGGATCACTTTACAATACACCACCATGTTTCAACATCTATATTTCAAAACTCGTCTTTGACTGGGTTAAAAATGAAATTGGTGGCGTGGACAAGATGGCTGAAATTCAACGTGAGAAATCAGGTCTTCTCTACGATTACATTGAGTCCTCTGATTTCTATACAAATCCTGTCAAAGATGCCAAGGATCGTTCTGTCTGCAATATTCCATTTGTAACACCAAGTAAAGAGTTGGATGCTAAATTTGTAGCAGAAGCAGATGCTCTTGGTTTCAAGAATATCAAAGGACACCGTTCAGTAGGTGGTATGCGTGCTAGTGTTTATAACGCTTTCCCACGTCAGGGTGTACTTGACTTGATTGACTTTATGAAGAAATTTGAAGCCGAAAATAAATAA
- a CDS encoding ROK family protein produces the protein MTILAIDFGGTQMKSALVSEQFAIEKNLPTQSSPQTLEQAIDVIDQKVTSVEVDLSGLAISVPGTVDTEEGVIYHGGLLRFFHGFRIKEVLEAKYHLPVMALNDGKAAALAELATGHLQGVTNGAALVLGSGLGGGFIINGKLFQGSHFQAGELTFLLPVQMEKVDPSLMRGMDLSAVGLITKVNEVLGNSDLKDGLAAFKAINAGDETVYSLFESYCRNLAITILNLQTIFDVETFVIGGGISAQPILIKEVNRQFDKVHHEIDFIGKIIKRPEIVACHHHNGANLIGAAYFLKQK, from the coding sequence ATGACGATTTTAGCGATTGATTTTGGGGGAACACAGATGAAGTCAGCACTTGTTTCGGAGCAGTTCGCCATTGAAAAGAATCTGCCGACGCAGTCATCCCCACAAACCTTGGAACAAGCTATTGACGTGATTGATCAGAAAGTTACTTCAGTTGAAGTAGACTTATCAGGTTTAGCAATTAGTGTTCCAGGGACAGTTGATACTGAGGAAGGTGTGATTTATCATGGTGGCTTATTGAGGTTCTTCCACGGCTTTCGTATTAAAGAGGTCCTCGAAGCCAAGTACCATCTACCTGTAATGGCACTTAATGATGGTAAAGCAGCGGCCTTGGCAGAGCTAGCCACAGGTCATTTGCAAGGAGTGACCAATGGTGCAGCCCTTGTTTTGGGTTCAGGTCTAGGTGGTGGATTCATTATTAATGGTAAACTTTTTCAAGGAAGCCACTTTCAAGCAGGGGAGTTGACCTTTCTGTTACCAGTTCAAATGGAAAAAGTTGATCCTTCATTGATGCGAGGCATGGATTTGTCGGCTGTCGGTTTAATTACCAAGGTAAATGAAGTGCTAGGTAACTCAGATTTAAAGGATGGTTTAGCCGCGTTTAAGGCCATAAATGCAGGAGATGAAACAGTCTATTCGCTTTTTGAAAGCTATTGCCGTAATCTAGCCATTACCATTTTGAATCTTCAAACCATCTTTGATGTGGAAACCTTTGTTATTGGAGGTGGTATTTCAGCGCAACCGATTCTTATCAAGGAGGTCAATCGCCAGTTTGATAAGGTTCACCATGAGATTGACTTTATCGGTAAAATTATTAAACGTCCCGAGATTGTTGCTTGTCATCATCATAATGGAGCTAATCTAATTGGGGCAGCCTATTTTCTTAAGCAAAAATAA
- a CDS encoding VOC family protein: MTKFLHTCVRVKDLEASLKFYKEALGFKEARRNDFPEYKFTLVYLQLEDDPDYELELTYNYDHEAYDLGDGYGHIAVGVDDLEATHQAHKEAGYTVTDLSGLPGKPKMYYFITDPDGYKIEVIRLTQFLEK; encoded by the coding sequence ATGACTAAATTTCTACACACTTGTGTCCGTGTCAAGGACCTAGAAGCCTCACTTAAATTCTATAAAGAAGCTCTTGGTTTCAAAGAAGCTCGTCGCAATGATTTTCCAGAATATAAGTTCACCCTTGTCTACTTGCAACTCGAAGATGATCCTGATTACGAGTTGGAATTAACCTACAACTACGACCATGAAGCTTATGATCTCGGAGATGGATACGGGCATATCGCCGTTGGTGTTGATGACCTAGAAGCTACACACCAAGCTCACAAAGAGGCTGGCTATACTGTCACAGACCTCTCAGGTCTTCCTGGTAAACCAAAAATGTACTACTTTATCACTGATCCAGATGGCTATAAGATTGAAGTTATCCGTTTGACGCAATTCCTAGAAAAATAA
- a CDS encoding SPFH domain-containing protein: protein MQAALLFLLFSFLIILGILISMLYVVRQQSVAIVERFGRYQKIATSGIHMRLPFGIDKIAARIQLRLLQSEIVVETKTKDNVFVMMNVATQYRVNEQNVTDAYYKLMRPEAQIKSYIEDALRSSVPKLTLDELFEKKDEIALEVQHQVAEEMTTYGYIIVKTLITKVEPDAEVKQSMNEINAAQRKRVAAQELAEADKIKIVTAAEAEAEKDRLHGVGIAQQRKAIVDGLAESIAELKEANVGMSEEQIMSILLTNQYLDTLNTFAAKGNQTLFLPNNPNGVDDIRTQILSALKTDNKN, encoded by the coding sequence ATGCAAGCAGCACTTCTCTTTTTACTGTTTTCCTTCCTGATTATTTTGGGAATTCTCATTAGTATGCTTTACGTTGTACGTCAACAGTCAGTGGCTATCGTTGAACGTTTTGGACGTTATCAAAAGATTGCAACGAGTGGGATTCATATGCGTTTACCATTTGGTATCGATAAAATTGCCGCTCGTATTCAACTACGTTTGCTTCAAAGTGAGATTGTGGTTGAGACTAAAACAAAGGACAATGTCTTTGTCATGATGAATGTGGCTACTCAATATCGTGTTAATGAGCAAAATGTAACAGATGCTTACTATAAACTCATGCGTCCAGAAGCTCAAATTAAATCATACATTGAGGATGCTCTCCGTTCATCAGTTCCTAAATTGACACTTGATGAGCTCTTTGAGAAGAAGGATGAAATTGCCCTTGAGGTTCAACACCAAGTGGCCGAAGAAATGACAACTTATGGGTATATCATTGTTAAGACCTTGATTACCAAAGTTGAACCAGATGCTGAAGTTAAACAGTCTATGAACGAAATCAATGCTGCTCAACGTAAGCGTGTAGCAGCTCAAGAATTGGCAGAAGCTGATAAGATTAAGATTGTCACAGCAGCCGAAGCCGAAGCTGAAAAAGATCGTCTTCACGGGGTCGGTATTGCCCAACAACGTAAGGCAATCGTTGATGGATTGGCTGAATCTATCGCAGAACTTAAAGAGGCCAATGTGGGTATGTCTGAAGAGCAGATTATGTCTATTCTCTTGACTAACCAATATCTAGATACCCTTAATACTTTTGCGGCAAAAGGCAATCAAACCTTATTCCTACCAAATAATCCAAACGGTGTGGATGATATTCGTACCCAAATTTTGTCAGCCTTAAAGACAGATAATAAAAATTAA
- a CDS encoding ABC transporter substrate-binding protein: MRRLYQFLAGILAIIFFLWGISAYMQSRTGNVSDKLVIYNWGDYIDPDLLTKFTKETGIKVQYETFDSNEAMYTKIKQGGTTYDIAVPSDYTIDKMVKEDLLVKLDKSKIKGFDQIGSSFKGLSFDPHNDYSIPYFWGTVGIVYNTKLVKKAPQHWDDLWSPDYKNQIMLVDGAREVLGFSLNSLGYSLNTKNMTELRLAETKLNSLTPKIKAIVGDEMKGYMVQGDAAIGVTFSGEASEMLDKNEDLRYVVPSEGSNLWFDNLVIPKTVKHEKEAYAFINFMLKPENAAQNAEYIGYATPNQAAKALLPKSITDDKAFYPSESTIKNLEVYNNLGQKWLGIYNDIYLQVKMYRK; this comes from the coding sequence ATGCGTAGACTCTATCAATTTCTGGCAGGTATCTTAGCCATTATCTTCTTCCTTTGGGGCATCTCTGCCTACATGCAGAGTCGTACTGGAAATGTGTCAGACAAATTAGTTATCTATAACTGGGGTGATTATATTGACCCAGACCTTCTGACCAAGTTTACAAAAGAAACGGGCATCAAGGTCCAGTACGAAACCTTTGATTCCAATGAAGCCATGTATACCAAGATTAAGCAGGGCGGAACAACCTACGATATCGCTGTGCCGTCAGACTATACCATTGATAAAATGGTTAAGGAAGACCTTTTGGTGAAGTTGGATAAATCTAAAATCAAAGGTTTTGACCAGATTGGTTCAAGCTTTAAAGGGCTTAGTTTTGACCCTCACAATGACTATTCCATCCCTTATTTCTGGGGAACTGTCGGTATTGTTTATAATACAAAATTGGTGAAAAAAGCACCACAGCACTGGGATGATCTTTGGTCACCAGATTACAAAAACCAGATTATGCTAGTTGATGGTGCGCGTGAAGTCCTTGGTTTCTCACTCAATAGCCTGGGATATAGCTTGAATACGAAGAACATGACTGAATTACGTTTGGCTGAAACTAAACTTAATAGTCTAACACCAAAAATCAAGGCTATTGTTGGTGATGAGATGAAGGGCTACATGGTTCAAGGTGACGCAGCTATCGGAGTGACTTTCTCAGGGGAAGCTAGTGAGATGCTTGATAAAAATGAGGACCTACGTTATGTTGTCCCATCTGAAGGCTCAAACCTTTGGTTTGATAATCTGGTGATTCCTAAGACTGTAAAGCATGAAAAAGAGGCTTATGCCTTTATCAACTTCATGCTTAAACCGGAAAATGCAGCGCAAAATGCTGAATATATCGGTTATGCCACACCTAACCAAGCAGCTAAAGCCTTGCTTCCAAAGAGTATCACCGATGATAAAGCCTTTTATCCCTCAGAATCAACCATTAAAAACCTTGAAGTTTATAACAACTTAGGACAAAAATGGCTCGGAATCTATAACGATATTTACCTTCAAGTTAAGATGTATCGTAAATAA
- a CDS encoding ABC transporter permease: MKKFANLYLALVFVILYLPIFYLIAYSFNSGGDMNSFTGVTLDNYQSMFSDSRLMLILAQTFFLAFLSALLATIIGTFGSIFIYESKQKQQTGILSLNNVLMVAPDVMIGASFLILFTLIGFQLGFVSVLLSHIAFSIPIVVLMVLPRLKEMNRDMVNAAYDLGATQWQMLREVMLPYLTPGIIAGYFMAFTYSLDDFAVTFFVTGNGFSTLAVEIYSRARKGISLEINALSTVVFLFSILLVIGYYAITKEKEEQDA, translated from the coding sequence ATGAAAAAATTTGCAAATCTCTATTTAGCTCTTGTCTTTGTTATCCTTTACCTGCCAATCTTCTATTTAATCGCCTATTCTTTCAATAGTGGTGGCGATATGAATAGTTTCACAGGTGTTACTCTGGATAACTACCAGAGCATGTTTTCAGATAGCCGTCTTATGTTAATTCTGGCTCAAACCTTCTTTTTAGCTTTCCTTAGCGCTCTTCTGGCAACGATTATTGGTACCTTTGGGTCTATCTTTATCTATGAGAGTAAACAGAAGCAGCAGACTGGGATTTTATCCCTAAATAACGTGCTCATGGTTGCACCGGACGTCATGATTGGTGCAAGTTTCTTGATTCTCTTCACCTTGATTGGTTTCCAACTAGGCTTTGTATCTGTCTTATTGAGTCACATTGCCTTTTCAATCCCAATCGTGGTTCTCATGGTGTTGCCACGTCTCAAGGAAATGAATCGAGATATGGTGAATGCCGCTTATGACCTAGGTGCAACTCAATGGCAGATGTTACGTGAGGTTATGTTGCCATACTTGACACCTGGTATTATTGCTGGTTATTTCATGGCCTTTACCTATTCGTTGGATGACTTTGCAGTAACCTTCTTTGTAACGGGGAATGGTTTTTCAACACTTGCTGTGGAAATTTACTCACGTGCACGTAAGGGGATTTCTCTGGAAATCAATGCCTTGTCAACCGTTGTTTTCCTATTCTCTATTCTTTTAGTGATAGGTTATTATGCGATTACCAAGGAGAAGGAGGAGCAGGATGCGTAG
- a CDS encoding ABC transporter permease, with translation MKKTASLFSVPYLLWLLLFVVAPVLMLLYQSFFDISGNFTLDNYGTFFSSWTYLRMSFNSVLYAAIITLVTLLISYPTAYLLTRLKHKQLWLMLVILPTWVNLLLKAYAFMGIFGQQGGINAFLGFFGIAPMQILFTDFSFIFVASYIEIPFMILPIFNVLDDLDENIVNASKDLGANDWQTFTKVIFPLSLNGVRSGVQSVFIPSLSLFMLTRLIGGNRVITLGTAIEQHFLTTQNWGMGATIGVVLIAAMIATMWLTKERRQ, from the coding sequence ATGAAGAAAACAGCTAGCCTCTTCTCGGTACCTTACCTCCTATGGCTCTTACTCTTCGTGGTTGCTCCAGTGCTCATGCTACTCTATCAGTCTTTCTTTGATATCAGTGGCAACTTTACATTGGATAATTATGGCACCTTCTTTTCAAGTTGGACTTACTTAAGGATGAGTTTTAACTCAGTTCTTTATGCAGCCATCATTACTCTAGTAACTCTCCTCATCTCTTATCCGACGGCATATCTTTTAACCAGACTGAAGCATAAGCAACTTTGGTTAATGTTGGTCATTTTGCCAACCTGGGTCAATCTCCTTCTGAAAGCCTATGCTTTTATGGGGATTTTTGGTCAACAAGGCGGTATCAATGCCTTTCTCGGTTTCTTTGGGATTGCACCCATGCAAATTCTCTTTACGGATTTCTCCTTTATTTTCGTAGCTAGTTACATTGAAATTCCCTTTATGATTCTACCGATTTTCAATGTACTAGATGATTTGGATGAAAATATTGTGAATGCAAGTAAAGATTTGGGAGCCAATGATTGGCAGACCTTTACCAAGGTTATTTTTCCCTTATCGCTTAATGGGGTACGCTCTGGCGTCCAGTCGGTCTTTATTCCTAGTCTCAGCCTCTTTATGCTGACACGTTTGATTGGTGGTAACCGAGTTATCACCTTAGGGACAGCTATCGAACAGCACTTCCTCACGACACAAAACTGGGGAATGGGGGCAACCATTGGTGTTGTTCTTATTGCTGCTATGATTGCGACAATGTGGTTAACAAAGGAGAGACGTCAATGA
- a CDS encoding ABC transporter ATP-binding protein, producing MTNPIIAFRNVSKVFEDSGTQVLKDINFELEEGKFYTLLGASGSGKSTILNIIAGLLDATSGDVLLDGKRINDIPINKRDVHTVFQSYALFPHMNVFDNVAFALKLKKVPKKEIEERVEEALKMVQLNGYQKRSIQKLSGGQRQRVAIARAIINQPRVVLLDEPLSALDLKLRTEMQYELRELQQRLGITFVFVTHDQEEALAMSDWIFVMNDGEIVQSGTPVDIYDEPINHFVATFIGESNILPGVMIEDYLVEFNGKRFESVDGGMRPNEPVEVVIRPEDLQITLPEEGKLQVRVETQLFRGVHYEIIAYDNLGNEWMIHSTRKAIEGEIIGLDFTPEDIHIMRLNETEEEFDARIEEYVEVEEHEDGLINAIEEERYEENS from the coding sequence TTGACTAATCCGATTATTGCCTTTCGAAACGTCTCAAAAGTGTTTGAAGATAGTGGCACACAAGTTTTAAAAGACATCAACTTTGAACTAGAAGAAGGTAAGTTCTATACCCTACTCGGGGCTTCTGGTTCTGGTAAATCAACGATTTTGAACATCATTGCAGGTCTCTTAGATGCGACCAGTGGTGACGTCCTTTTGGATGGAAAGCGTATCAATGATATTCCTATTAATAAAAGGGATGTCCACACCGTTTTTCAATCTTACGCCCTCTTTCCACATATGAATGTCTTTGACAATGTGGCTTTTGCCCTTAAATTGAAAAAGGTGCCAAAAAAGGAAATCGAAGAGCGTGTAGAAGAAGCCTTAAAGATGGTTCAACTAAATGGTTATCAAAAGCGCTCAATTCAAAAATTATCAGGTGGTCAACGTCAACGTGTGGCCATTGCCCGTGCGATTATTAACCAACCACGTGTGGTCCTTTTGGATGAGCCCTTGTCAGCACTGGATTTGAAACTACGTACTGAAATGCAATACGAGTTGCGCGAATTACAGCAACGTCTAGGGATTACTTTTGTCTTTGTTACCCATGACCAAGAAGAGGCCTTGGCCATGTCGGATTGGATTTTTGTTATGAATGATGGTGAAATTGTTCAATCAGGAACTCCGGTTGATATCTATGACGAACCTATCAATCACTTTGTTGCAACCTTTATTGGAGAATCCAACATCCTTCCAGGTGTTATGATTGAGGACTATTTGGTTGAGTTCAATGGGAAACGTTTTGAATCTGTCGATGGAGGAATGCGTCCTAACGAACCTGTCGAAGTGGTTATTCGTCCTGAAGATTTGCAGATTACACTTCCTGAGGAAGGCAAATTGCAAGTTCGCGTGGAAACTCAGCTCTTCCGTGGGGTCCACTATGAAATCATTGCCTATGACAATCTTGGCAATGAATGGATGATTCATTCAACCCGTAAGGCAATTGAGGGTGAGATTATCGGTCTTGATTTTACGCCTGAGGATATTCATATCATGCGTCTTAATGAGACAGAAGAAGAGTTCGATGCACGTATTGAAGAATATGTGGAAGTGGAAGAACATGAAGATGGCTTGATTAATGCCATTGAGGAGGAGCGCTATGAAGAAAACAGCTAG